A single window of Micrococcaceae bacterium Sec5.1 DNA harbors:
- a CDS encoding FHA domain-containing protein, with translation MNDVSELTITALRFGFLLLLWVLIFSIVSTMRRDFQIGRKAVTGAPTAREVRKHPELASSPAPAIQHARNLVVTEGPLKGTTLPLAASPILLGRAQEATLVLEDDYASGRHARLFPQGSRWFIEDLGSTNGTYLADQQLTRALPVELGVPVRIGKTVIELRP, from the coding sequence GTGAACGACGTCAGCGAACTGACCATCACGGCACTTCGCTTCGGTTTCCTGCTGTTGCTGTGGGTCTTGATCTTCAGCATCGTGTCCACCATGCGCCGCGACTTCCAGATCGGCCGCAAGGCAGTGACCGGAGCCCCCACTGCACGCGAGGTCCGCAAGCACCCCGAACTGGCCTCTTCGCCGGCGCCTGCCATCCAACATGCGCGCAACTTGGTGGTCACTGAAGGCCCCCTCAAAGGCACCACCCTTCCCTTGGCGGCGAGCCCCATCCTGTTGGGCCGCGCGCAGGAAGCCACCCTGGTCCTGGAAGACGACTACGCTTCCGGCCGGCATGCACGCTTGTTCCCGCAGGGCAGCCGCTGGTTTATTGAGGACCTCGGGTCCACCAACGGCACCTACCTGGCCGATCAACAGCTGACCCGTGCCCTGCCGGTGGAGCTTGGCGTTCCCGTGAGAATCGGCAAGACGGTTATTGAATTGAGGCCGTAG
- a CDS encoding DUF3662 and FHA domain-containing protein, protein MGLLDKVERGIEKAVRNVFSTGSRARVEPVEIASKLRRELDNKSITIAAGRTLAPNVFDVLLSDEDFGRAQEWGTPLAEELCDVVIQHVRSQGYTLQGAVRISFRRNEEERAGHFEITSRTEKSSDDAAPAPQAPRPNVPAAPARQPTRLQPVLDIGGQRYSLNAQSVVLGRSSEADILVDDTGVSRKHLEVRTQNGTTWAVDLGSTNGSYVNGHKVDGSVELTDGSTITMGRTKIIFRLLPQTLGGHA, encoded by the coding sequence ATGGGTTTGCTGGACAAAGTCGAGCGCGGCATTGAAAAGGCCGTCCGCAACGTCTTCTCCACGGGGTCGCGGGCACGTGTTGAGCCGGTGGAAATCGCGAGCAAGCTACGGCGCGAGCTGGACAATAAGTCCATCACGATCGCAGCCGGGCGTACTCTCGCCCCCAATGTTTTCGATGTCCTCCTCAGCGACGAAGATTTCGGACGGGCCCAGGAGTGGGGGACTCCGCTGGCAGAGGAACTGTGCGATGTTGTCATCCAGCACGTTCGCAGCCAGGGCTACACGCTCCAGGGCGCGGTCAGGATTTCGTTCCGTCGAAATGAAGAGGAACGCGCCGGACACTTCGAAATAACTTCCCGGACCGAGAAATCCTCCGACGACGCCGCTCCCGCACCACAGGCTCCACGGCCAAATGTTCCAGCTGCACCCGCCCGGCAGCCCACCCGACTCCAGCCTGTCCTGGACATTGGCGGCCAAAGGTATTCCCTCAATGCCCAGTCGGTCGTGCTGGGCCGCTCTTCGGAAGCGGACATCCTGGTGGATGACACCGGGGTTTCCAGGAAGCACCTTGAGGTCCGCACCCAGAACGGCACCACGTGGGCCGTTGACCTTGGATCCACCAATGGCAGTTACGTCAACGGGCACAAGGTGGACGGCAGCGTGGAGCTCACTGACGGCTCAACCATCACGATGGGACGTACAAAGATCATTTTCCGCCTCCTCCCCCAGACCCTGGGTGGCCACGCGTGA
- a CDS encoding FCD domain-containing protein: MSRNLTADLAADLRNRIVDGVIQPGEKLPSENTLISEYGVSRTVVRSALTRLQAEGLVETERGRGSFALTPPSDGLLQAPGTRPVVSMEDRLQMLDFRIGVETEAAALAALNHTEHQLKAVHGALEQFTASSGHPAHSMKADFEFHRAVAAASGNPFYTDCISALGQTMITMPRTRLLASDEEESRERFEQVVHEHSSIYAAIADADPAAASAAMRLHLSNSRRRFKGSPRG, encoded by the coding sequence ATGAGCCGAAACCTGACTGCGGATCTCGCCGCCGACCTTCGCAACCGCATCGTCGACGGCGTCATCCAGCCAGGTGAGAAACTCCCCAGCGAAAACACCCTCATCAGCGAATACGGCGTCAGCCGGACAGTGGTCCGCTCCGCCCTGACCCGTTTGCAGGCGGAGGGACTTGTCGAAACCGAGCGTGGGCGGGGCAGCTTCGCACTGACCCCGCCATCGGACGGCCTTCTTCAGGCACCGGGCACCAGGCCGGTTGTGAGCATGGAAGACCGACTGCAGATGCTCGACTTCAGGATCGGTGTGGAGACTGAAGCCGCGGCGTTGGCCGCCCTGAATCACACGGAGCATCAATTAAAGGCTGTGCACGGCGCCTTAGAGCAGTTCACGGCAAGTTCCGGCCACCCGGCGCATTCCATGAAGGCTGACTTCGAGTTCCACCGGGCCGTGGCTGCTGCCTCAGGCAATCCCTTTTATACGGACTGCATCAGTGCGCTCGGCCAAACGATGATCACCATGCCGCGCACACGCCTTCTGGCCAGTGACGAGGAGGAATCCCGGGAACGCTTCGAGCAAGTGGTCCACGAGCACTCCTCTATATACGCGGCCATCGCCGATGCCGACCCAGCGGCTGCCTCGGCCGCTATGCGCCTGCACCTGAGCAATTCGCGACGCCGGTTCAAGGGTTCGCCGCGCGGCTGA
- a CDS encoding mandelate racemase/muconate lactonizing enzyme family protein: protein MSPVDLIRHIKLSTARLPLTVPISDAKVFTGRQKPMTEVVFLFAEITTEQGHSGIGFSYSKRAGGPAQYAHAKEVAEGIIGEDPNDIGRIYTKLLWAGASVGRSGVATQALAAIDIALYDLKAKRAGLPLAKLLGSYRDSVQTYNTSGGFLNATLEEVKARATQSIEEGIGGIKIKVGLPDSKEDLRRVAGVREHIGWDVPLMVDANQQWDRATALRMGRQLEEFNLIWIEEPLDAYDFEGHAHLAHVLDTPIATGEMLASVAEHKGLINANSCDIIQPDAPRVGGITQFLRLAALADERGLGLAPHFAMEIHLHLAAAYPREPWVEHFDWLDPLFEERLETKNGRMIVPDRPGLGVTLSGQARAWTTESVEFGA, encoded by the coding sequence ATGAGCCCCGTAGATCTCATTCGACACATCAAGCTGTCAACGGCCCGTTTGCCCCTCACCGTGCCCATCAGCGACGCCAAGGTCTTCACGGGCCGTCAGAAGCCGATGACCGAGGTCGTGTTCCTCTTCGCCGAGATCACTACGGAGCAGGGCCACAGCGGCATCGGATTCAGCTATTCAAAGCGCGCTGGTGGTCCGGCCCAGTACGCCCACGCGAAGGAGGTCGCGGAGGGCATTATTGGCGAGGACCCCAACGACATCGGCAGGATCTACACCAAGCTTCTCTGGGCGGGAGCTTCAGTGGGCCGCTCAGGCGTTGCAACCCAGGCCCTGGCAGCAATAGACATCGCACTTTACGATCTCAAAGCCAAGCGCGCTGGACTCCCCCTGGCCAAGCTGCTGGGCTCCTACCGCGACTCCGTGCAGACCTACAACACCTCCGGGGGCTTCCTCAACGCCACCTTGGAAGAGGTTAAGGCACGCGCAACGCAGTCCATCGAAGAAGGCATCGGCGGTATCAAGATCAAAGTTGGCCTCCCGGATTCCAAGGAAGACCTTCGCCGCGTGGCCGGCGTCCGCGAACACATCGGCTGGGACGTACCGCTCATGGTGGACGCCAACCAACAGTGGGACCGGGCTACTGCCCTGCGTATGGGTCGCCAACTTGAGGAATTCAACCTCATCTGGATCGAAGAACCACTGGACGCCTACGATTTTGAGGGTCACGCGCACCTTGCCCATGTTTTGGACACGCCCATCGCCACAGGCGAGATGCTGGCCTCCGTTGCAGAACACAAGGGCCTTATCAACGCCAACAGTTGCGACATCATCCAGCCCGATGCACCGCGCGTTGGCGGCATCACCCAGTTCCTGCGCCTTGCAGCCCTTGCCGACGAACGTGGCCTTGGCCTGGCTCCGCACTTCGCCATGGAGATCCACCTCCATCTGGCTGCTGCCTATCCGCGCGAGCCGTGGGTTGAGCACTTCGATTGGCTGGATCCATTGTTCGAGGAACGCCTCGAGACCAAGAACGGCCGCATGATCGTCCCGGACCGCCCCGGACTCGGCGTGACGCTGAGCGGGCAGGCTCGTGCGTGGACCACCGAATCCGTGGAATTCGGCGCGTAA
- a CDS encoding TetR/AcrR family transcriptional regulator: protein MLEIQAAERLPMPAPTAAPEPEPGVAPASASKARRRAGRPMARILDQNGITTAALELISSKGYDGLTMAALARSLGVAPSALYNHVASKDDVLLLVEDHLAAMVDVSAFGVEPWDVAVRRWAWSYRDVFSEHTPLIPVIAVLPVANAPKTLAMYEAVTAGFRDAGFPEEKIISAIVALEAFVFGAAYDVTAPEDIFDAGSLADQVPNFTAAVDRLALEQHPRPTDVAFNLGLEALISGFGALRR from the coding sequence ATGCTGGAGATACAGGCAGCAGAAAGGCTTCCGATGCCCGCACCCACAGCCGCTCCCGAACCCGAGCCGGGCGTTGCCCCCGCTTCTGCCAGCAAGGCCCGGCGGCGCGCCGGACGCCCCATGGCACGCATCCTGGACCAAAACGGCATCACGACGGCGGCCCTGGAGTTAATCAGCAGCAAGGGTTACGACGGACTCACCATGGCAGCCCTGGCACGCTCACTCGGCGTTGCGCCATCCGCCCTCTACAACCACGTAGCATCCAAGGACGACGTGCTCTTGCTTGTAGAGGACCACTTGGCCGCGATGGTTGACGTGTCCGCTTTTGGTGTGGAACCGTGGGATGTGGCTGTGCGCCGCTGGGCGTGGTCCTACCGGGACGTGTTCTCGGAGCACACACCGCTGATCCCCGTCATTGCGGTGCTGCCTGTCGCGAATGCCCCGAAGACCCTGGCCATGTACGAGGCCGTGACCGCGGGATTCCGCGACGCCGGCTTCCCGGAAGAGAAGATCATTTCAGCGATTGTTGCCTTGGAGGCCTTCGTCTTTGGGGCCGCTTACGACGTCACTGCGCCGGAAGACATTTTCGACGCCGGCTCGCTCGCGGACCAGGTGCCCAACTTCACCGCCGCCGTGGACAGGCTTGCCTTGGAGCAGCACCCGCGGCCAACGGACGTTGCTTTTAACCTGGGGCTCGAGGCTCTGATCAGCGGGTTCGGGGCGCTGCGGCGGTAG
- a CDS encoding NAD(P)/FAD-dependent oxidoreductase — translation MQNLDRDVVIVGAGPSGLTAARELKKAGLSVAVLEARDRVGGRTWTDTIDGAMLEIGGQWVSPDQTALVELLDELGLKMYSRYRDGESVYIGADGKRVQYTGDTFPVNEHTKAEMDKLVAILDGLAAEIGPTEPWAHPKARELDTISFHHWLRQNSNDEEACNNIGLFIAGGMLTKPAHAFSALQAVLMAASAGSFTHLTDEDFILDKRVIGGMQQVSLLQAAELGSDVVLNSPVRTINWDLDRVTVESEQATVNARYVIMAVPPNLYSRVSFNPPLPRRQHQMHQHQSLGLVIKVHAVYSTPFWREAGLSGTGFSAGALVQEVYDNTNHGDSRGTLVGFISDEKADAVFELSAEDRKKAVLESIAGFLGDKALTPEVYYESDWGSEEWTRGAYASSYDLGGLHRYGKDQHANVGPIYWSSSDLAAEGYQHVDGAVRMGQATAARIVEANKLSALPVG, via the coding sequence ATGCAGAATCTTGATCGCGACGTTGTGATCGTCGGTGCCGGACCGTCAGGGTTGACGGCGGCACGTGAATTGAAGAAGGCCGGACTCAGCGTTGCAGTGCTTGAAGCACGCGACCGCGTGGGTGGCCGAACCTGGACCGACACGATCGACGGCGCCATGCTGGAAATCGGCGGCCAGTGGGTTTCCCCGGACCAGACGGCCCTCGTGGAGCTGCTGGACGAGCTCGGGCTCAAAATGTATTCGCGCTACCGCGACGGCGAGTCCGTTTACATTGGCGCCGACGGCAAACGCGTCCAGTACACGGGCGACACCTTCCCCGTAAATGAGCACACCAAGGCCGAAATGGACAAGCTCGTTGCCATCCTGGACGGGCTCGCCGCGGAGATCGGACCCACCGAGCCCTGGGCGCACCCCAAGGCCCGCGAACTGGACACCATCTCCTTCCACCACTGGCTCCGCCAGAACTCCAACGACGAGGAAGCCTGCAATAACATCGGGCTCTTCATCGCCGGCGGGATGCTCACCAAGCCCGCCCACGCCTTCTCTGCGCTGCAGGCCGTCCTCATGGCCGCTTCCGCAGGCTCCTTCACCCACCTGACGGACGAAGACTTCATCCTGGACAAGCGCGTTATTGGTGGCATGCAGCAGGTTTCGCTGCTCCAGGCAGCCGAGCTGGGTTCCGACGTCGTCCTTAACAGCCCGGTTCGCACCATCAACTGGGACCTCGACCGCGTGACGGTCGAGTCTGAGCAAGCGACGGTGAACGCGCGCTATGTGATCATGGCCGTGCCGCCCAACCTGTACTCGCGCGTTTCCTTCAACCCGCCCCTGCCGCGCCGCCAGCACCAGATGCACCAGCACCAGTCACTGGGCTTGGTCATCAAGGTTCACGCTGTGTACAGCACGCCGTTCTGGCGCGAAGCAGGCCTCTCCGGCACCGGTTTCAGCGCCGGCGCCTTGGTGCAGGAGGTCTACGACAACACCAACCACGGCGATTCCCGCGGTACCTTGGTGGGCTTCATTTCCGATGAAAAGGCCGACGCCGTGTTCGAGCTCAGCGCCGAAGACCGCAAGAAGGCCGTCCTTGAGTCGATTGCCGGCTTCCTCGGCGACAAGGCCCTGACCCCTGAGGTCTACTACGAATCGGACTGGGGCTCTGAGGAATGGACCCGAGGCGCCTACGCATCCAGCTATGATCTGGGCGGCCTGCACCGCTACGGCAAGGACCAGCACGCGAACGTGGGGCCGATCTACTGGTCCTCGTCCGATCTCGCGGCAGAGGGCTACCAGCACGTGGACGGCGCAGTCCGGATGGGGCAGGCAACCGCAGCCCGCATCGTCGAGGCAAACAAGTTGAGCGCGCTGCCGGTCGGCTAG
- a CDS encoding VOC family protein yields the protein MRLKMCSIHVKDPATAHAFYTETLGFETLMAMPEYNLFIIKDPGADNTSVGLLLEPSDNPIGADYMNALHEAGLATITFGVPDVQAEYERLLAAGVTFQGEPSEDFSGISAVFDDGCGNFVQLHQD from the coding sequence ATGAGACTGAAAATGTGCAGCATCCACGTCAAGGACCCCGCTACGGCCCATGCTTTCTATACGGAAACGCTTGGCTTCGAAACCTTGATGGCCATGCCCGAGTACAACCTCTTCATCATCAAGGATCCCGGCGCAGATAACACTTCCGTGGGGCTCCTGCTGGAGCCCAGCGATAATCCGATCGGCGCCGACTACATGAATGCGTTGCATGAGGCTGGGCTGGCGACGATCACCTTTGGTGTGCCCGACGTCCAGGCTGAATATGAGCGTCTGCTGGCCGCCGGTGTGACGTTCCAGGGCGAACCCAGTGAGGATTTCTCCGGGATCAGCGCGGTCTTCGACGACGGGTGCGGGAACTTCGTCCAACTCCACCAGGACTAG
- a CDS encoding DUF5997 family protein, which yields MTSSNSQSMKPATVAKKLGIYLPATPQEFQDSSISREEFAELQANPPEWLAELRRNGPHPRPVVAQKLNVSISGLARGGVEEALTTAEITELLQAPPQWLVVERATHAAVRAEAQRVKDEAAKKAATKEAKDNAAAKRDAPKTSKRDHA from the coding sequence ATGACGTCCTCGAACTCCCAGTCCATGAAACCGGCAACCGTTGCCAAGAAACTCGGCATCTACCTGCCAGCGACACCCCAGGAGTTCCAGGATTCGTCCATCTCCCGCGAAGAATTCGCCGAACTCCAGGCCAACCCGCCGGAGTGGCTCGCCGAGCTCCGCCGCAACGGCCCGCACCCGCGCCCTGTGGTGGCGCAGAAGCTGAACGTCTCCATCAGCGGCCTCGCCCGCGGCGGCGTCGAAGAAGCACTCACGACGGCGGAAATCACCGAGCTGCTGCAAGCTCCGCCCCAGTGGTTGGTTGTGGAGCGCGCCACCCACGCTGCAGTCCGCGCCGAGGCCCAGCGGGTCAAGGACGAAGCTGCGAAGAAGGCAGCCACCAAGGAAGCCAAGGACAACGCAGCGGCCAAGCGCGATGCCCCGAAGACGTCAAAGCGTGATCACGCGTAG
- a CDS encoding LysR family transcriptional regulator substrate-binding protein produces the protein MPAAEESTQTTEPPTELRFAYVAGVTPGKWIRRWEERMPDVPLHAFMSDDGEQLSVLRDGSADLSFVRLPVDKEGLNVIPLYEEQPVVVAPKGHEISVFEEVALEDLSEENFLDVEEMGGPDMALQVVASGAGLAILPMSVARHLNNKQTVMRLLTGAPGTQIGLAWLAGTDSPVIEEFIGIVRGRTAQSSRQPSAQQEKPKKAPKPDRRGGGAKKPAVAQRYAPNPDKGRGKGSRKKGKR, from the coding sequence GTGCCAGCCGCTGAAGAATCCACCCAAACAACCGAGCCCCCCACCGAGCTTCGCTTCGCTTATGTTGCGGGTGTGACCCCTGGGAAATGGATCCGGCGATGGGAAGAGCGGATGCCGGACGTCCCGTTGCACGCGTTCATGTCCGACGACGGCGAGCAGCTTTCGGTTTTGCGCGACGGTTCCGCTGACCTTAGCTTTGTTCGGTTGCCCGTGGACAAGGAAGGCCTGAACGTCATTCCCCTCTATGAAGAGCAGCCAGTGGTGGTCGCTCCAAAGGGGCACGAGATCTCAGTGTTCGAAGAAGTAGCGCTGGAGGACCTGTCCGAGGAGAACTTCCTGGATGTGGAAGAAATGGGCGGGCCCGATATGGCCTTGCAGGTGGTGGCTTCGGGAGCGGGATTGGCAATCCTGCCGATGTCAGTCGCCCGGCACCTGAATAACAAACAGACCGTGATGCGTCTTTTAACAGGCGCTCCCGGAACGCAGATTGGACTCGCTTGGCTTGCTGGAACAGATAGCCCGGTGATCGAGGAGTTCATCGGTATTGTGCGCGGCCGGACTGCGCAGAGTTCACGCCAACCGTCCGCCCAGCAGGAGAAGCCGAAGAAGGCGCCCAAGCCGGATCGTCGCGGGGGCGGGGCCAAGAAGCCTGCCGTCGCGCAGCGATATGCGCCGAATCCTGATAAAGGCCGCGGCAAGGGTTCGCGCAAGAAGGGCAAGCGCTAG
- a CDS encoding GntR family transcriptional regulator — protein MASADQEFSERTGIDSAGARMRLRVPSVAERVAEELRYQLAEGFLVPGAKLTEATIAEDLGVSRNTVREAFAELASERLLVRHPNRGVYVATLEVGDIHDVYTVRRAIEVSSIRAGGSPARIAAVRAAVEEGKRAAAANDNEGLGSANQHFHGAIVALAESGRLNTIMTQVLAEMRLYFHKATMNAHFYSDWLKENEQICSALESGDLERAGDLLLAYLNRSEQQQAAIHGE, from the coding sequence ATGGCCAGTGCAGATCAGGAATTCAGCGAAAGAACTGGCATCGACAGCGCCGGCGCCCGTATGCGCCTTCGGGTGCCTTCGGTTGCCGAGAGGGTCGCCGAGGAACTGCGCTACCAGCTGGCCGAGGGCTTCCTCGTGCCAGGTGCCAAGCTCACGGAAGCCACCATCGCCGAGGATCTGGGCGTTTCGCGCAACACCGTCCGTGAAGCCTTCGCGGAACTAGCCAGCGAACGACTCCTGGTCCGTCATCCCAACCGGGGCGTGTACGTCGCCACGCTTGAAGTAGGGGACATCCACGATGTCTATACTGTCCGCCGCGCGATTGAGGTCAGTTCCATCCGTGCCGGCGGTTCCCCCGCACGCATTGCCGCCGTCAGGGCCGCCGTCGAGGAGGGAAAGCGCGCAGCAGCCGCCAATGACAACGAGGGCCTGGGGAGTGCCAACCAGCATTTCCACGGGGCGATCGTTGCCCTTGCCGAAAGCGGGAGGCTGAACACGATCATGACCCAAGTACTCGCTGAGATGCGTCTCTACTTTCACAAGGCCACCATGAACGCGCACTTCTACAGCGACTGGCTCAAGGAAAACGAGCAGATTTGCTCGGCACTCGAATCCGGCGACCTGGAGCGCGCCGGGGACCTTCTACTCGCCTACCTCAACAGGTCAGAGCAACAGCAGGCCGCGATCCACGGCGAATAA
- a CDS encoding 5-oxoprolinase subunit PxpA has product MAIIDLNSDVGESFGRWTLGDDAAMFESVSSANVACGFHAGDPSVIRSTCKKAVEAGVVIGAHVGYRDLAGFGRRFLDIDPMELADDVVYQIGALQALAAATGASVQYVKPHGGLYNAIVTHTEQAKAVVEAVKSVDPNLPILGLPGSEVLRLADAAGLRGVSEAFADRAYNPDGTLVPRTQPGAVLHDPAEVAEHVVRMATEQSVRTIDGSILKIRAESICVHGDSPGAVAMATAVKSALDDAGVSIGSFL; this is encoded by the coding sequence ATGGCAATCATCGACCTGAACAGCGACGTCGGAGAGTCCTTCGGACGTTGGACGCTGGGCGACGACGCAGCCATGTTCGAATCCGTTTCCAGTGCCAACGTTGCGTGCGGATTCCACGCTGGCGACCCCAGCGTGATCCGCAGCACCTGCAAGAAGGCGGTTGAGGCCGGCGTCGTGATCGGCGCCCATGTCGGGTACCGGGATCTTGCAGGATTCGGCCGCCGCTTCCTGGACATTGATCCCATGGAACTGGCAGACGATGTGGTTTACCAGATCGGCGCCCTGCAAGCGCTGGCGGCCGCGACGGGTGCGAGCGTCCAATACGTGAAGCCCCACGGCGGTCTCTACAACGCGATCGTCACGCACACCGAGCAGGCAAAGGCCGTGGTTGAGGCTGTGAAATCAGTCGATCCCAACCTTCCGATCCTCGGTCTCCCCGGTTCCGAAGTCCTCCGTCTTGCAGATGCAGCTGGACTTCGTGGAGTTTCCGAAGCTTTCGCGGACCGCGCCTACAACCCGGACGGAACCCTCGTCCCACGCACCCAGCCAGGCGCCGTCCTTCACGATCCCGCCGAAGTGGCGGAGCACGTTGTGCGGATGGCCACCGAACAGTCTGTCAGGACCATCGATGGTTCCATCCTGAAGATCCGCGCGGAGAGCATCTGCGTGCATGGTGACTCACCAGGAGCCGTCGCGATGGCTACCGCGGTGAAGTCCGCTCTCGACGACGCCGGCGTCAGCATCGGCTCGTTCCTCTAA
- a CDS encoding MFS transporter: MTSTNAAKAVTRKPPAGALKAYVASLTGTSLEYYDFAIYSVASALVFPKIFFPGNDEFVALLLSFSAFAVGYLARPIGGVIFGRLGDKIGRKYVLVFTLVLIGLATVLIGALPDYSVIGVAAPTILVLLRLAQGIGVGGEWGGAVLLSSEFGDPNKRGFWSSAAQIGPPAGNLMANGVLAILAASLSNEAFLSWGWRVAFLASALLVGFGLIIRLKLEETPVFKAIQAHGERPKAPIKEVFTTEPKALVSAALSRVCPDVLYALFTVFVAVYATKQLGMTTGNVLAAILIGSAFQLFLIPLAGALTDRFNRRLVYGVTAAATAVYIPLFFLMIQGKSVVMLTIGTVIGLALHAFMYGPQAAFITEQFPARLRYAGSSLAYTLAGVIGGAVAPIIFTALYGAASGGWYLIAGYLVLTAVVTIVGMVLGRDPKPEEDVRLLQGSAA, from the coding sequence ATGACCAGCACCAACGCAGCCAAGGCCGTGACAAGGAAGCCACCGGCTGGCGCCCTCAAGGCTTACGTAGCCAGCCTCACCGGCACATCGCTTGAGTATTACGACTTTGCGATCTACTCTGTGGCTTCGGCCCTGGTGTTCCCGAAGATCTTCTTCCCCGGCAACGATGAGTTCGTTGCACTACTGCTCTCCTTCTCAGCCTTTGCCGTGGGCTACTTGGCCCGTCCAATCGGTGGCGTCATTTTTGGCCGCTTGGGCGACAAGATTGGCCGCAAGTACGTCCTGGTATTCACGCTCGTACTTATCGGACTCGCGACCGTCCTCATCGGTGCGCTGCCCGATTACTCAGTGATCGGCGTGGCCGCACCCACCATCCTGGTTCTTCTTCGCCTCGCCCAGGGCATCGGCGTCGGCGGCGAATGGGGCGGAGCGGTTCTGCTGTCCAGCGAATTCGGCGACCCCAACAAGCGTGGCTTCTGGTCCTCCGCTGCACAGATCGGCCCGCCCGCAGGCAACCTGATGGCCAACGGCGTGCTCGCCATCCTTGCTGCTTCGTTGAGTAACGAGGCCTTCCTCTCTTGGGGCTGGCGCGTCGCCTTCCTGGCCTCCGCACTCCTGGTGGGCTTTGGTCTGATCATCCGCCTCAAGCTCGAAGAAACCCCCGTCTTCAAGGCGATCCAGGCCCACGGCGAACGACCCAAGGCACCCATCAAGGAGGTCTTCACCACCGAACCCAAGGCCTTGGTTTCGGCAGCGCTGTCCCGGGTCTGCCCAGACGTTCTCTACGCGCTGTTCACGGTGTTTGTTGCGGTGTACGCCACCAAGCAGCTTGGCATGACCACGGGCAATGTCCTGGCAGCCATCCTCATCGGTTCCGCGTTCCAGCTGTTCCTCATTCCGTTGGCCGGCGCCCTTACCGATCGCTTCAACCGCCGCCTTGTCTACGGCGTCACGGCCGCCGCTACGGCCGTCTATATTCCCCTGTTCTTCCTCATGATCCAGGGCAAGTCCGTGGTCATGCTGACCATCGGCACGGTGATCGGCTTGGCGCTCCACGCCTTCATGTATGGCCCGCAGGCCGCCTTCATCACTGAGCAGTTCCCCGCGCGCCTGCGCTACGCCGGCAGCTCGTTGGCTTACACACTCGCGGGCGTGATTGGTGGAGCCGTTGCGCCCATCATCTTCACGGCTCTCTATGGTGCGGCCTCCGGTGGCTGGTATTTGATCGCGGGGTACCTCGTCCTGACAGCAGTTGTCACGATCGTGGGCATGGTCCTGGGCCGGGATCCGAAGCCCGAAGAAGACGTTCGCCTGCTTCAGGGGTCGGCCGCCTAA